A stretch of Mauremys reevesii isolate NIE-2019 linkage group 25, ASM1616193v1, whole genome shotgun sequence DNA encodes these proteins:
- the COPZ1 gene encoding coatomer subunit zeta-1 yields the protein MAPAWVDGDLPASWASSVPAAVAAAGVELPLLAEGKESTGLDRLWRAPCGWGGWAGAARGRGRLWAVTGPVSLQEPSLYTVKAVLILDNDGDRLFAKYYDDTYPTVKEQKAFEKNIFNKTHRTDSEIALLEGLTVVYKSSIDLYFYVIGSSYENELMLMAVLNCLFDSLSQMLRKNVEKRALLENMEGLFLAVDEIVDGGVILESDPQQVVHRVAVRGEDVPLTEQTVSQVLQSAKEQIKWSLLR from the exons ATGGCGCCAGCCTGGGTGGATGGAGACTTGCC GGCCAGCTGGGCGTCCTCGGTGCCCGCGGCTGTGGCTGCTGCAGGCGTggagctccccctgctggccGAGGGCAAGGAGAGCACAGGGCTGGACAGGCTGTGGCGAG CTCCctgcgggtggggagggtgggctgGAGCGGCTCGGGGCCgtggcaggctctgggcagtgactgggcctgTGTCTCTGCAGGAGCCGTCCCTGTACACGGTGAAAGCCGTCCTCATCCTGGATAACGATGGCGACCGCCTCTTTGCCAAG TACTATGACGACACGTACCCCACCGTCAAGGAGCAGAAAGCCTTCGAGAAGAACATCTTCAACAAGACCCACCGGACGGACA GCGAGATCGCCCTCCTGGAGGGGCTGACCGTGGTCTACAAGAGCAGCATCGACCTGTACTTCTACGTCATCGGCAGCTCGTACGAGAACGAG CTGATGCTCATGGCCGTGCTGAACTGCCTCTTCGACTCGCTCAGCCAGATGCTGAG GAAGAACGTGGAGAAGCGCGCCCTGCTGGAGAACATGGAGGGGCTCTTCCTAGCAGTGGATGAGATCGTGGACGGAGG CGTGATCCTGGAGAGCGACCCCCAGCAGGTGGTGCATCGGGTGGCCGTGCGG GGCGAAGACGTCCCCCTGACAGAGCAGACAGTTTCTCAG GTGCTGCAGTCGGCCAAAGAACAGATCAAGTGGTCCCTGCTGCGATAG